TTACAGCCATTATGTCGGCGACATATTCGGCGCGCCGCTGGCCATTGAAGGGCTGATGGCCTTCTTCCTGGAGGCGACCTTCGTCGGCCTGTTCTTCTTCGGTTGGGACAAGCTTTCCAGGCTCGGCCATCTCGTCGCCACCTGGTGCGTGGCGATCGGCTCGAACCTGTCGGCGCTGTGGATCCTGATCGCCAATGGCTGGATGCAGAACCCCACGGGCTCGGCCTTCAACCCGCAGACCATGCGCATGGAGGTGAGCGACTTCTACGCCGTGTTGATGAACCCAGTGGCGCAGGCGAAGTTCGTCCATACCGTTTCGGCCGGCTATGTCACCGCCTCGCTCTTCGTGCTCGGAGTCTCCGCCTGGTACGTGCTGAAGGGCCGGCATATCGAACTCGCCAAGCGCTCCATGACGGTCGCCGCCTCCTTCGGCCTCGCCGCCTCGCTCTCCGTGGTCGTGCTGGGCGACGAGAGCGGCTATCTCACCACCGAGCACCAGAAGATGAAGCTCGCCGCCATCGAGGCGATGTGGGAGACCGAGCCGGCGCCGGCCGCCTTCACCCTGTTCGGCCTGCCGAGCAATGAGGACCGCGAGACCCATTACGCGGTGCGCATTCCGTGGATGATGGGCCTGATCGCAACCCGCTCGCTCGACACCACCGTGCCTGGCATCGACGAGCTGGTCGGCCAGGCGCAGGACCGGATCAATAGCGGCCTTGTCGCCTTCGACGCCCTGCAGAAGATCCGCGCCACGGCGCCGGGCGCACCCATCGACCCGGCCGTGCAGAAGGCCTTTGAGGATCACGGGGCCGATCTCGGCTACGCGCTGCTGCTGAAGCGCCATGTCGACGATCCCCGCACCGCCACGCCGCAGCAGATCACCGCCGCGGCCTGGGACACGGTGCCGAGCGTACCGACGCTGTTCTGGTCGTTCCGCGTCATGGTCGGGCTCGGCTTCTTCTTCATCCTGCTGACCGGCACCTTCTTCCTGCTCTCGGCGCGGCGCAGTCTCGATCGTTACCGCCCGCTGCTCTGGCTCGCCGTGCTCGCCATCCCGCTGCCCTGGGTCGCGGCGGAAATGGGCTGGGTGGTGGCGGAGATCGGCCGCCAGCCCTGGATCATCGAAGGTGTGCTGCCCACCGCCGCCGCCGTCTCGAATCTCGGCGCGGCCACGGTGCTGACGACCATTCTCGGCTTCGCGGCGATCTACACCGTGCTCATCATCATCGAGATGGCGCTGATGATCCGCGCCATTCGCAAGGGGCCGGAGCCGGACGATACGCCGGAAGCCGCCCTCCTTCCCGCCCATCTCGTCGCCGCGGAGTGAGGCCATGATCCTCCATACCCTCATCGACTATGACGTCCTGCGCGTTGTCTGGTGGCTGCTGCTTGGCGTGCTGCTGATCGGCTTTGCCATCATGGACGGGTTCGACCTCGGCACGGCCACGCTGCTGCCCTTCGTCGCCCGCACCGATCTCGAACGGCGCACGGTCATCAACGCCATCGGGCCCACCTGGGAAGGCAATCAGGTGTGGCTGATCCTCGGCGGCGGCGCCATCTTCGCCGCCTGGCCGCCGCTCTACGCCGTGTCCTTCTCCGGCTTCTACCTCGCCATGTTCGCCATCCTGTTCGCGCTGATCCTGCGCCCGGTCGGCTTCAAGTACCGCTCGAAGCGCGAGAGCGCGGCCTGGCGGGCGGGCTGGGACTGGGCGCTGTTCGTCGGCGGGCTGGTGCCGGCGCTGGTGATGGGCGTCGCGGTCGGCAACGTCTTGCAGGGCGTGCCCTTCCACCTCGATGGCGATTTGCGCATCTTCTATGACGGCACGACTCTGTTCGAGCTGCTGAACCCCTATGGCCTGCTCGCCGGCCTTCTGTCCGTCGCCATGCTGGTGATGCACGGCGCGGGCTGGATCGAGCTGAAGACGGACGGCGTCATCGCCGCCCGCGCCCGCACGCTCGGCTCGCTGGCGGCGCTCGTCACCCTCGTCCTGTTCATCCTCGGCGGCGTGTGGCTCTGGTTCGGCATTGCCGGCTATGAATTCACCAGCGCCATCGTCACCACCGGCCCATCCAACCCGCTCGCCAAGACGGTGGCGCAGGCGCCGGGCGTGTGGTTCGCCAATTACGCTGCGCATCCCTGGATGTGGATCGCGCCCGTCATGGGCCTTGCCGGCGCGCTGGGCAGCTTCATCCTGCTGCGGGCCAACAAGGGCGGCTTTGCCTGGCTGATGAGCTCAGTGTCGATCTTCGGCATCATCGCGACGGTGGGGCTGTCCATGTTCCCCTTCATCCTGCCGTCCTCGATCGACCCGCGCTCCAGCCTCACCGTGTGGGACGCCTCCTCGAGCCATCTCACCCTGTTCATCATGCTGGTCTGCGCGCTGATCTTCGTGCCGATCATCCTCGCCTATACGAGCTGGGTCTACAAAGTGCTCTGGGGCAAGGTGGACGTGCAGGCGATCGCCAAAGACACCGGTCACGCCTACTGAAAGAAGGAAGACACGTCATGTGGTACTTCGCCTGGATCCTCGGCCTGCCGCTCGCGGCTGCCTTCGCCGTGCTCAACGCGATGTGGTACGAGCTGATGGACGACGCCGCCCGCAAGGATCGCCCCCAAGCGGCGCCGGCGTCCCTGAAGGTGCGCTGACCGGACCTCGAAGCCGGTCCTCGGGTGGCCCGGGATGTGTGCCGCCTCGATCAGCGGCGGATGTGCAGCGTGCCCTCCAAGCGGGTCATGTCGAAATCGCTGATCAGTATGTCGATGCGCACGCTCCATTCCCCGGCCGCGGGAAGGACCATGCCATCGATGCGCCACAGCCCGTCGCGGCGTTCGGCCTTGCGGCGGATCGGCTCAATGCCGAGGGTGGGATTGGCCAGCACCAGCGTCACCTCCTTGGCGTCGAGCGGCCCGAACTCGCCGGTCATCAGCATGAGGCTGACATCGACCGGTCCCGCCCGGCCCGGCGTCACGGTGAGGTCCGCCATCGCCTTCAGCGCGTGGATATGGGTCTGCGCCGGCTGGGCGGCGGCCAAGGCAAGGGCGCGCGGCGGCGGCGTGAAGCGCCAGAGTGCCGCGAGGGCGAAGATGGCAAGGACGAGGGCGATCTCCAGCTGGATCGTTCGCACCAGAAGGCGGCGGGCGTCGGGCTCGCCCCGTTTCGCCGGTTCGGTGAGGCGCCGGCGGTTATAGGCGGCGAGGGCGAGGAGCGCCGCCACGAGGATGATCTTCGCCGCGAGCACACGCCCATAGGCCGTCTCCCACAAGGCGGCGGGGGTGCCGAGCTGGATGATCGCCAGCAACAGGCCGGATGCCAGCAGCGGCAGCACAGCGAAGGGAATGACGGCCGAGAAGCCGCACAGGGCGGCGCCCGCCTCGGGCACTGAGCGCCGAAAGAGCAGCGCGAGCGGGAGAAGCGCCCCGACCCACAGGGCGATGCCGACGCCATGGAGGAACACTGCCGGCCGGGTCAGCCCTTGCGGCGGAGCCGCGCCGGCATGGCCGCTCGCCGCAAGCGCGACACCCAGCGTGACAAGGGCGAGGAGAGACAGAAAGCGCGCGGGAATGCCGGTAGTCGCGAGGCTGGACCCGGCGAGGATCGTCGCCAGCAACGCCCCCATGACGGTCTGGCCGAAGCTGGTGGCGAAGCCGGTCTGCCAGATGATCGCCCGGCCAAGGCCGGTCAGCGGCGCCTCCAGCGCGTCCACACCCTGAAGGCCGCCGGAGGCGAGCGCGGCAAGCGCGGCGAGCACCAGCGCGGCGCCGATCCAGGTTTCGCCGGCGCGGGCGGGTGCCGAGAGCCAGGCGAGGCAGAAGGCGCCGCCAATGCCGACGAACAGGCCGGCATAGAGCAGCGCGCGCAGACCCCAGATCATGCGGGCAACGTTTGGCTCCGCGCCCTCGGCCGCCGCCGGCGCGGTTATGCTTGGGCTGCCGATCGAGAACACGACGGAGCCGCCGACGGGATGACCGTCCTCGGAAATCACCCGCCAGCTCAGCACATGGGTGCCCTGCGAAAGCCCGGGCGGAGCGTCGATCTCCAGCGTCTGGTCGCGCAGGGTGAAGCGGTCCAGCGGCAGACGGGTGCCGTCTGGTGTGACCAGCGACAGCAGCAGGGGCGAGGTCGGTTCGCTGAAGGTGAGGGCAAAGCCTGCCGGCGCCTGCGCCAGCATCGCGCCATCCGCCGGGCTGGCCGCGACCAGCGAGGCATGCGCCAGCGCCGGGCGGCTGGGCAAGGTCCAGCCCAGACCCGCGACCAGAAGTATCAGCAGGAGGCGGAGCAACGGTGTCGGCGGCAGCAGGGCAAAGGGCACGGTGTCTCGTCCGGCAAGGGGAACCGGCGTGCCCGTGGGGCACGCCGGTGGTCAGGCAAGGTTCAGTTCTTCGGCACCAGCTTCACGCCGGGCGCGGGCAGCTCGTAGTCGTCCGCGCTCTTGCCCTCGGCGGGAATCTCGATCCAGCGCTCGGTCGCGCCATCCGGGCATTCCTGCACAACCGGGAAGTACAGCGTCGTGCCGGTCTTGAGGCCGGGGGTGAGATAGGCGCGCAGCACGAACTCGTCATACTCATCATCCGGCAGGTTGCCGCCGCTCCAGATGACTTCCTTCACGCCCTCGCTGGTGGGGGTGCCGTAATAGTCATAGGTGGTGGCGTACTTGCCCTTCACCTTCTCCAGCGTCCAGCCGGGCTTGGGCTGCGGCTTCACCGAGATCACGCCCTCGGGAATCTGGATGCGGACCTTGAGGGTCGGCTTGCCCTCGCAGCCATGCGGCACGCGGAAGATCGCCTTGTAGGTGGACGGCACCGGCGCCTGCTGGGTTTCCAGCGTGACATGGGCGAACGCGCCGCTGGCGCCGAGCGCGAGCAACGCGGCGGCGAGAGAAGTCGAACGGATCATCTTGGGTCTCCTCGGGTGGAAGCCGGTTTGTTGCCGGCGGTTGAAGCCGCGGGCACAGGGGCGCGCGCGGGCACTCACAGCCACGGGGCGGGCAGGAGCGGTGAAGGCCGCATGGCCGGTGGCCATGAGGTCGGGAGGGGGACGAGGGGTAGAAGAGCGCCGGGGCGCCGCATTGCCCTGCCATGCGCGTGCCCGTTGGAGCGCGCAGACGCCACCGCGTTCCGGGTGATGGGCAAGGTAATGGCGCGCAGGCACAGGCGGCGGCTTAGCCGCGGTTCTCGGGCGTCAGCTTATGCGACGGCGCGTTGCGCGCTCGCGCGAGCCGGCCCTCAGGCGCGGACGGGTGGTGCGCGGCTGTTGTGTGGGGTGCGCCAGCCCTGATCGCCCCGCACGACCGATGTCGGGGTCATGAAGCTGGAGCTGGCGGCATCCGACGGGAACGCCGTGGCCACCGTGACACGTGGCGATGGCGCCAACGCCGTGCCCATCAGACAGCCGAGCTGGCAGCAATCGGGCAGGTGCGGCGGCGCGGGCGGCGCGTCCGGGGTGGAGGCGCCCGCCCCCGCGCCGAGGCAGATCACGCCATGCGTGCCGTCGGCGAGGGAGGGAGCGGCGTGCGTGCCGAGAGCGAGGCCCGTGAGCAGAAGCTGGAGAACGAGCAGATAGGCCGCGCCCAGCGCGACCACAAAGCTCCATCCCTGCCGCCTGCCAGTCACGAGCCTGAACCCCAATGTCCTGAGACGCCCGGCGGCGCCGCGCGTGGATTATCATGGGCGGGGGGAGTGCCGCAAAGCCCTTTGCGAACCATCCGCGGCCTTCATCCCGCCTGCCGGGGCGCGTAGAGCGCCTGCAGTTTCCGGCTGCCGCGCGCGATCTCGGTCAGGGCGGCGCGATCGAGAACGGTTAGGCTGGGGCCCTTGCCGAAGTCGATCACCCCGTCCTGCTTGAGCCGGCTCATGCAGCGGCTGACCGTCTCCAGAGTGAGGCCCAGCCAGTCGGCGAGATCGCCCCGGCTGAGATGGAACGGGAACGCCTCGCTCCCTTCGCCCTTGAAACAGGCCTGAGGGGCATATTGCCCGGCGAGATCGAGCAGCGCCTCGGCCACCCTCTCGCCGGCGCCCAGCCGGCCGAGCCGTGTGAGATGGCCGAGGGCCCGGTCCAGCATCACCTGCTGATGCGCGGCCGCGAGCGCCTCCAGCCCAATCGACGGGGCGTCGACCGGCGCGAGACGGGTCGGCGCGAAGGCGACGATCTGGCAGGGGAGGCGGTTGGCTAGGCCCTGATCGATCAACCGGCCCGGGCCGACGATGTCGAGGATCTGACGCCGCTCGGCGTCGACCTGGCGGCAGAGCGCCAGGCAGCCGGTTTCGACCCGATAGAGGCGACCCTCAGCGAGAAGGTCGGGCGTGACCGGTTCACGGGCGGCGATCACGAGCGCAGACGCGTCCGCCTCGGACGGAACAGGCAAGAGCGGCCACGCGCGCAGGGCGTCGGACCGTAGGGCAGCGTTGATGAACATGGTTGGACCCCGGCATTCGTCCGACAGGGCCGGCCTGGGCCGGACCGCGCGGACACGCGACCAAGGCAGGCGGTGGCCTGCCGCGATTCAGGCGTGAAAGCCGGACGCTGGGGGGCCACGCTGGGCGAGACGGAACAGCAGGACGGGCTGGGCCGGCGCCGCCTCGGGAAGGCGCGGCCGCGTCAGAAGCGTGTAGTCCGCGTGCTGGAACAGGTCGTGCTGGGGCGTCAGCAGTTCCGGCGTCGCGGCCAGCCGGCAGGCGTCGCAGCCGTGACCATGCGGAATGCCGGAGGAGGAGCCGTCATCGGAGGGCGACAGGCACAGCACCGGCACGGTGCCGTCCGGCAAAGCATACTCGCTGAGGTCGATGCTCGCGGGAGCGCCAGCGGCACGCGCGGGCAACTGATGGACCGAACCCACCAGCAACAGGGCGACAGCGCACAGCAGGTGCAACAGCGTATGGATCGACCCCCGCGCACGCCGATGCGAGGCCCGCGCGGGCGTGCGGTCGCGACTGTGAGCAAGATGCGCCATGACAGCCCGATGCTAGCGTTGTTTCACGCCGCCGGTACTGGTCAAATTGTCCAAGGCGCAACCGCCATCACGTCAGGCACAGCCCTTCCCAGGCGGCGGCTGGCAGCAGCGCGCTGGCTGCCGCGATCGCGACGAGGGTCGCGCCCGCCAGAACGCGGATACGTGGCGCGAACGCCATGTGCCGCAGCGCGGTGACGCCTAAGGCTGTCGCCGTCACCGCCGGCAGCGTGCCGAGCCCGAAGCCGGCCATCACCATCGCCCCGCCGCCCCCGCTCCCGGTCAGCATGGCGTAGAACAGGGCGCCATAGACCATGCCGCAGGGCAGCAATCCCCAGGCGGTCCCGGCAATGAACGGGCCGGCGTAGCCGCCGGCAAAGGCGAGGCGGGCGGGATGGCGCGCCAGCCGGGCGAACGGCACGCCGAGCCGGTCCACGACGCTCACCGCCGGCACCAGGCCGGTCATCGACAGCCCGATCCAGCCAAGCGCCACCGCCGCCGCCCAGCGCATGACGAGATGCGCGCCCGCCTGATGGAAGGCGCCGTAGAACTCCGATCCGACGACGCCGAGGAAGCTGCCCGCCATGACATAGGCGGTGATCCGCCCCGCCTGGCTCACCAACAGCACCCCGGCGCGTTGCGCCGGTCCGCGGCGGGGGTCGAAGGCGAGCAGAAGGCCGGAGGCGATGCCACCGCACATGCCGGCGCAGTGCAGGCTGCTGGCAAGGCCGAGTATCAGGCCGCCAAGAAAGCTGAGATCGACCATCACGATGGTTCAGCCCGCCGCCGGGCCGTCCTCCGGCTCCCGGCTCGCTTCGATGGCGACCATCACCAGGGCGACAATCATCACCGGCACGGCCGCCAGCGCCGCGTAGAAGGCGACCTCGATGCCGATCCCGACACACCCCAGGACGACCAGCAGCAGGATGTTGACGGCGGTCATCGGCAGGTTGACCGAGGTGAACAGGCCAAGCAGCAGGTGCCGCCAGGCGCGCAGGGTCGCGAGCGCCGAGAGGGAGCCGGGAACGGCGGGTCGGTTGATGCGGGCACCGACCCTTCCCCCGACCAGCAGAAGGACACTCAGCACGAGGGTGATGGCGGCGACCGGCGGGAACAGCACAAGGCCGACCAGCGGACGCAGCATGACCCAGACCGAGCGCCCCACCCGCTCCAGCGCCCGCCGCGCCTGCCCGATCTGCGGCGCGAGGAGGAAGCCGCCGAGCACCACCAATAGCGCGCCGGCCCCCGCCAGCGCGGCCATCCAGCCGCCGAGATGATAACCCAGGGCACCGGCCAGCAGCACGTTCAGCAGGAAAGGCAGCGGGCGCGGCATCTCGACCGAGGCCAGTTGCCGGACATGAGCAGCCGGGGCGGGCTTGAAAGGCGTCAGAGCGTTCATGGGGAAGCCTCGGGGGTGTCCTTGTCGAGGAGAATGCGAGTGGCGTCGCCGTCGAGGTCGTCATACTGACCGGTGCGCAGCGTCCAGAAGAACGCCGCCAATCCCAGCGTGCCGAGCGCCAGCGCGATGGGAACGAGGAACAGCAGCACATCCATCAGCCGCGCTCCCCGTTCGGTTCACCCGCCCGCAACGCGTTGAGGGTGACGGTCAGCGAACTCGCCGCCATGGCGAGGGCCGCGCCCAGCGGCGTCACCAGCCCGCACACCGCCACCGGAATGAGCGCGATGTTGTAGAGCGCCGCCAGTCCCAGATTCTGCAGGATGATGCGATGGGCGCGCCGCCCGGCCCGCCAGACATGGTGGACGGCGGCGAGATCGCCGAAGGGCAGCACGATGTCCGCCGCGCTCTGGCTCGCCGGGGCGCCATGGGCGAAGCTTGCCGAGACATGCGCCGCCGCCAGCGCCGGCGCGTCGTTGAGCCCGTCCCCGACCATCAGCGTGTGGCGCCCCGCGGCACGCCAGCCCTCCAGCCGGGCGAGCTTGTCGCGCGGCAACAGCCCGCCTTGGCCGATGCCAATGTCGAGCACCCGGGCCACGCGCGCCACCACCTCGGGCCGGTCTCCCGACAATATCGCCGACGGGATGCCGGCCGCGGCGAACCGTGTCACCGTCTCCGCCACGTCGGGGCGAAGGGCATCCTCGACGGCAAAGCGCGCCGGGGCGTGGCCGGGGCGGGCCAGCCAGACCTCGCTGGTCGGGCTGTCCGGGGCACCCGGCACATCGCAGAAGCTGGCGCGGCCGAGCCGGACTTCGCCCTCCGGCGTCATCGCGCGGATTCCCTCGCCGGGCACTTCCTCCCAGCCGGCAGCCGGTTCCTCCAGCGGCGCGGCGGCGTGGAGGACCCGCGCCACCGGATGGGGGCTGGCGCTGGCCAGGGACGCGGCGAGACGGATCGCGGTGCTGTCCTCGGGCCACTCAGTGATGCGCGGTTCGCCGCGTGTGAGCGTCCCGGTCTTGTCGAAGGCGACGAGATCAACGCCGGCCAGCCGCTCCAGCGCATCGCCGGCGCGCAGCAGAATGCCGCGTTTCAGCAGCGCGCCGGTCGCCACCACCTGCACCGCCGGCACGGCGAGCCCGATGGCGCAGGGGCAGGCGATGATGAGCACGCTCACGGCATTGAGCAGCGCGGGGGCGAGGCCGGCATCGGTCAGCAGCCACCAGCCGAGCAAGGTCGCCAGCGCCACGCCGTGGATGATCGGCGTCCAGATGCGGGCAACACGGTCGGCCAGCTGACGCGCCCGGCCCCGGCGCGCCTCGGCCTGTTCGACAAGGCGGACGATGTCGGCGAGGTGGCTGTCCTCGACGCCGGCGCTGGCCCGCAGCTTCAGCGGCTGCGTGAGATTCACGCTGCCGGCGAGCACCCGCGTGCCGGGCCCAACCGCCCGTGGCAGGCTCTCACCTGTGACGATGGCAACATCGATATCGGAGCGTCCTTCCACGACGATACCATCGACCGCCACGCGCTCGCCGGGGCGAGAGAGGATGATCATGCCGGCGCGCACGGCATGGGCCGGCAGAACCGCGAGCGTTCCATCCTCCCGGCACACCGTCGCGCCATGGGCCTTCAGCATCAGCAGGCGCTCGACGGTGGCGCGGGAGCGGGCGCGCACGCGAAAATCGAGATAGCGCCCGACTAGCAGCACGAACAGCAACGCCGTCGCGCTGTCGAAATAGACGTCGCGGCCGTGGCGGATCAGTTCGATGAGGCTGATCAGGCTGGTGAGGATGAGGCCCAGCGCGATCGGCACGTCGATAGTGGTGCGTCCCTGCCGCAGCGCCCCAAGCGCCGAGCGGAAGAAGGGGCGCCCGGCATAGGCGACGGCGGGAAGGGCGACGAGCGCGGCCAGCCATTGGAACAATAGCTGCGTGCCGCCCGCCATGTCCTCGGCCTGCCCCGCCCAGACCGCCAGCGAGAGCATCATCACGTTGGACGAGGCGAAGGCGGCGATGGCGAGCGCGCGCAGGAGCTCGCGGCCGGCGTCGCTGTCGAGGCGGGTGAGAAAAGCGGGGTCGAACGGCGCCACCCGGTAGCCGAGAGCCTCGACCTGCCGGGCGAGCGTGTCGGCATGGGCGAGGTCGCCGCGCCATTCGACGCT
Above is a window of Ancylobacter sp. WKF20 DNA encoding:
- the ccoS gene encoding cbb3-type cytochrome oxidase assembly protein CcoS — protein: MDVLLFLVPIALALGTLGLAAFFWTLRTGQYDDLDGDATRILLDKDTPEASP
- a CDS encoding Crp/Fnr family transcriptional regulator — translated: MFINAALRSDALRAWPLLPVPSEADASALVIAAREPVTPDLLAEGRLYRVETGCLALCRQVDAERRQILDIVGPGRLIDQGLANRLPCQIVAFAPTRLAPVDAPSIGLEALAAAHQQVMLDRALGHLTRLGRLGAGERVAEALLDLAGQYAPQACFKGEGSEAFPFHLSRGDLADWLGLTLETVSRCMSRLKQDGVIDFGKGPSLTVLDRAALTEIARGSRKLQALYAPRQAG
- a CDS encoding heavy metal translocating P-type ATPase; this encodes MSAAYAAGSLSGDDLTPRSICGFVETRGDIRRLSLLVDGAHCAACISAIEERLRDDPAVTMARLNLALRRLSVEWRGDLAHADTLARQVEALGYRVAPFDPAFLTRLDSDAGRELLRALAIAAFASSNVMMLSLAVWAGQAEDMAGGTQLLFQWLAALVALPAVAYAGRPFFRSALGALRQGRTTIDVPIALGLILTSLISLIELIRHGRDVYFDSATALLFVLLVGRYLDFRVRARSRATVERLLMLKAHGATVCREDGTLAVLPAHAVRAGMIILSRPGERVAVDGIVVEGRSDIDVAIVTGESLPRAVGPGTRVLAGSVNLTQPLKLRASAGVEDSHLADIVRLVEQAEARRGRARQLADRVARIWTPIIHGVALATLLGWWLLTDAGLAPALLNAVSVLIIACPCAIGLAVPAVQVVATGALLKRGILLRAGDALERLAGVDLVAFDKTGTLTRGEPRITEWPEDSTAIRLAASLASASPHPVARVLHAAAPLEEPAAGWEEVPGEGIRAMTPEGEVRLGRASFCDVPGAPDSPTSEVWLARPGHAPARFAVEDALRPDVAETVTRFAAAGIPSAILSGDRPEVVARVARVLDIGIGQGGLLPRDKLARLEGWRAAGRHTLMVGDGLNDAPALAAAHVSASFAHGAPASQSAADIVLPFGDLAAVHHVWRAGRRAHRIILQNLGLAALYNIALIPVAVCGLVTPLGAALAMAASSLTVTLNALRAGEPNGERG
- the cydB gene encoding cytochrome d ubiquinol oxidase subunit II, whose amino-acid sequence is MILHTLIDYDVLRVVWWLLLGVLLIGFAIMDGFDLGTATLLPFVARTDLERRTVINAIGPTWEGNQVWLILGGGAIFAAWPPLYAVSFSGFYLAMFAILFALILRPVGFKYRSKRESAAWRAGWDWALFVGGLVPALVMGVAVGNVLQGVPFHLDGDLRIFYDGTTLFELLNPYGLLAGLLSVAMLVMHGAGWIELKTDGVIAARARTLGSLAALVTLVLFILGGVWLWFGIAGYEFTSAIVTTGPSNPLAKTVAQAPGVWFANYAAHPWMWIAPVMGLAGALGSFILLRANKGGFAWLMSSVSIFGIIATVGLSMFPFILPSSIDPRSSLTVWDASSSHLTLFIMLVCALIFVPIILAYTSWVYKVLWGKVDVQAIAKDTGHAY
- the cydX gene encoding cytochrome bd-I oxidase subunit CydX, whose product is MWYFAWILGLPLAAAFAVLNAMWYELMDDAARKDRPQAAPASLKVR
- a CDS encoding YcnI family protein, which encodes MIRSTSLAAALLALGASGAFAHVTLETQQAPVPSTYKAIFRVPHGCEGKPTLKVRIQIPEGVISVKPQPKPGWTLEKVKGKYATTYDYYGTPTSEGVKEVIWSGGNLPDDEYDEFVLRAYLTPGLKTGTTLYFPVVQECPDGATERWIEIPAEGKSADDYELPAPGVKLVPKN
- a CDS encoding cytochrome ubiquinol oxidase subunit I, producing the protein MELNVVDLSRLQFAMTALYHFLFVPLTLGLSMLLGIMETVYVMTGRPIWRQMTKFWGTLFGINFVLGVSTGIVMEFQFGMNWSYYSHYVGDIFGAPLAIEGLMAFFLEATFVGLFFFGWDKLSRLGHLVATWCVAIGSNLSALWILIANGWMQNPTGSAFNPQTMRMEVSDFYAVLMNPVAQAKFVHTVSAGYVTASLFVLGVSAWYVLKGRHIELAKRSMTVAASFGLAASLSVVVLGDESGYLTTEHQKMKLAAIEAMWETEPAPAAFTLFGLPSNEDRETHYAVRIPWMMGLIATRSLDTTVPGIDELVGQAQDRINSGLVAFDALQKIRATAPGAPIDPAVQKAFEDHGADLGYALLLKRHVDDPRTATPQQITAAAWDTVPSVPTLFWSFRVMVGLGFFFILLTGTFFLLSARRSLDRYRPLLWLAVLAIPLPWVAAEMGWVVAEIGRQPWIIEGVLPTAAAVSNLGAATVLTTILGFAAIYTVLIIIEMALMIRAIRKGPEPDDTPEAALLPAHLVAAE
- a CDS encoding sulfite exporter TauE/SafE family protein → MVDLSFLGGLILGLASSLHCAGMCGGIASGLLLAFDPRRGPAQRAGVLLVSQAGRITAYVMAGSFLGVVGSEFYGAFHQAGAHLVMRWAAAVALGWIGLSMTGLVPAVSVVDRLGVPFARLARHPARLAFAGGYAGPFIAGTAWGLLPCGMVYGALFYAMLTGSGGGGAMVMAGFGLGTLPAVTATALGVTALRHMAFAPRIRVLAGATLVAIAAASALLPAAAWEGLCLT
- a CDS encoding copper resistance CopC/CopD family protein produces the protein MPFALLPPTPLLRLLLILLVAGLGWTLPSRPALAHASLVAASPADGAMLAQAPAGFALTFSEPTSPLLLSLVTPDGTRLPLDRFTLRDQTLEIDAPPGLSQGTHVLSWRVISEDGHPVGGSVVFSIGSPSITAPAAAEGAEPNVARMIWGLRALLYAGLFVGIGGAFCLAWLSAPARAGETWIGAALVLAALAALASGGLQGVDALEAPLTGLGRAIIWQTGFATSFGQTVMGALLATILAGSSLATTGIPARFLSLLALVTLGVALAASGHAGAAPPQGLTRPAVFLHGVGIALWVGALLPLALLFRRSVPEAGAALCGFSAVIPFAVLPLLASGLLLAIIQLGTPAALWETAYGRVLAAKIILVAALLALAAYNRRRLTEPAKRGEPDARRLLVRTIQLEIALVLAIFALAALWRFTPPPRALALAAAQPAQTHIHALKAMADLTVTPGRAGPVDVSLMLMTGEFGPLDAKEVTLVLANPTLGIEPIRRKAERRDGLWRIDGMVLPAAGEWSVRIDILISDFDMTRLEGTLHIRR